Proteins encoded in a region of the Rutidosis leptorrhynchoides isolate AG116_Rl617_1_P2 chromosome 9, CSIRO_AGI_Rlap_v1, whole genome shotgun sequence genome:
- the LOC139869088 gene encoding uncharacterized protein, with product MKIISLNIRGFGSGKESKFGDVKSLCFVERPSILALQETKCHNLVDNWLFGLWGSSDCGYVQKEMVGKSGGQLLIWDKSIFEVSSELIDDFFIAIREKWKKSGNESIIVNVYGPHDDANKCKFWDSFDKILCIDGVSWVICGDFNEVRDKSERLNCEFLDNRAKRFNEFIDRNSLVDIPLGGRKFTRVSDDGMKMSKLDRFLVSDDFLNLWTDLKVVALDRSVSDHCPISLSDGEVDFGPKPFKIFDDWFVVEGIDKVIADSWSGPMGGNRKDCVFRNKLKRLKGDLKEWSKVHFGKLDSEIETVKKVVTDLELKAEVGCLNDEKRAKWLNSRKTWMEKEKIKTGMLKQKARVR from the coding sequence ATGAAGATTATCTCCTTAAACATTCGTGGGTTCGGGTCCGGGAAAGAAAGTAAATTTGGTGATGTTAAAAGCTTATGTTTCGTAGAAAGGCCCTCTATTCTAGCGTTGCAAGAAACGAAATGTCATAACCTAGTCGACAATTGGTTATTCGGGCTTTGGGGTTCTAGTGATTGTGGGTATGTTCAAAAAGAAATGGTTGGTAAGTCGGGCGGACAATTATTAATTTGGGATAAAAGCATCTTCGAGGTTTCTAGTGAGTTAATTGATGACTTTTTTATTGCTATACGGGAAAAATGGAAAAAGTCGGGTAATGAATCGATTATTGTCAATGTGTACGGTCCGCATGATGACGCTAACAAATGTAAATTTTGGGATTCGTTTGACAAAATTTTGTGTATTGATGGTGTGTCGTGGGTCATTTGTGGGGACTTTAACGAGGTTAGAGATAAGTCGGAAAGATTGAATTGTGAATTTTTGGATAATCGGGCTAAGAGGTTTAACGAGTTCATTGACAGAAATAGTTTAGTGGACATTCCTTTGGGTGGGAGGAAATTTACTAGGGTTAGTGATGATGGGATGAAAATGAGTAAGCTAGATAGATTCTTGGTTTCGGACGACTTTCTTAACCTTTGGACCGATCTAAAAGTGGTGGCTTTAGATAGAAGTGTATCGGACCATTGTCCTATTTCGTTGTCGGATGGTGAGGTGGATTTTGGGCCTAAACCGTTCAAAATCTTTGATGATTGGTTCGTGGTTGAGGGTATTGACAAGGTTATTGCCGATTCTTGGTCTGGTCCAATGGGGGGTAACCGGAAGGATTGTGTTTTCCGTAACAAGTTAAAAAGATTAAAAGGTGACCTTAAAGAATGGAGTAAAGTTCACTTTGGTAAGCTTGATAGTGAGATTGAGACGGTTAAAAAGGTAGTAACGGATCTTGAATTGAAAGCTGAAGTAGGTTGT